One Rosa chinensis cultivar Old Blush chromosome 3, RchiOBHm-V2, whole genome shotgun sequence DNA window includes the following coding sequences:
- the LOC112192495 gene encoding uncharacterized protein LOC112192495 isoform X5 — protein MENGYDRKFADKFSGLAISGGAGDPLRSPNNNSNNNNDSSLFQVMKAVEAAEATIKQQVEENIRLRTELQNKILELDRYKIEESGAQRPRSDDPWSERVQGSYEAHQPVPPVGSQEDRIRSAVNTSVLDPSGTLVLHQESLKPRADAPLQSNVETHSSSSKINGTMKELPGSQQPADNAGLSHLSSPSTTSFSPGRFNMQGEYDPRFNFSGQGLMPITELNPRSLWKQDLIVKIHEHEEEIMQLRKNLSDYSVKEAQIRNEKYVLEKRIAYMRLAFDQQQQDLVDAASKALSYRQDIIEENIRLTYALQDAVQERSTFVSSLLPLLAEYSLQPPVLDAQSIVSNVKVLFKHLQEKLLLTETKLKESHYHLRPWNSELNNSNIPMQSPSHSVGAVLTTSTTRDWDLLGRDQSALDGVVNRNVEPNDLGRYSPFASRNSAAQDTPTQLDVTRGDAPITRYSEETTNKQVTFRDPVRNTELDDQDPEGSQNEREMATNWSPGNTPYTTTPDDPGSSYHNFLPPVLEEPSSSFSEAAEDDPLPAIENLQISGEAFPGRELQACGYSINGTTSCNFEWVRHMEDGSVNYIEGAKQPNYLITADDVHTYLAIEVQPLDNRNRKGELVRVFANEDRKIVCDPEMQGQIEKNYYQGHSSFKIHQPTGYLDIWEPAILTIKKDSYSIKRTEPSGAVINEKFSPTTSVGIPYGSPTEFVLTGSGGSQHLLKADNDQADYSCSRDTIVLTLRSFILRAVERKKKKKKGILF, from the exons ATGGAGAACGGTTACGATCGGAAATTCGCTGATAAATTCTCCGGGCTGGCGATTTCCGGCGGCGCCGGTGATCCTCTTCGCTCCCCTAAtaacaacagcaacaacaacaatgatAGCAGCTTGTTTCAGGTTATGAAGGCCGTGGAAGCTGCGGAGGCCACGATTAAGCAACAGGTGGAAGAGAACATCCGATTGAGGACTGAGCTTCAGAACAAGATTCTTGAGCTCGATAGATAT AAAATAGAGGAATCGGGGGCACAAAGGCCGCGTTCCGATGATCCTTGGTCTGAGCGCGTCCAAGGATCTTATGAAGCTCATCAACCGGTTCCCCCTGTCGGTAGTCAAGAAGATAGGATTAGGAGTGCGGTCAATACTTCTGTACTTGATCCATCTGGTACACTAGTTCTACACCAAGAGAGTTTGAAGCCAAGGGCTGATGCTCCTCTACAAAGTAATGTGGAAACCCACTCCTCGAGCAGCAAGATCAATGGAACAATGAAGGAACTTCCGGGTAGTCAGCAGCCTGCGGATAATGCTGGCTTGTCTCACTTATCTTCACCATCCACAACATCCTTCTCTCCTGGAAG GTTTAACATGCAAGGAGAATATGATCCAAGGTTCAATTTTTCTGGACAAGGGTTGATGCCTATAACTGAATTAAATCCTAGAAGCCTCTGGAAGCAG GATCTTATTGTCAAGATTCATGAACATGAAGAAGAGATTATGCAATTACGGAAAAATCTGTCTGATTATTCCGTAAAG GAAGCACAAATACGCAATGAAAAATATGTTCTGGAGAAGCGCATTGCTTATATGCGTCTG GCCTTTGATCAACAGCAACAGGATCTTGTTGATGCTGCATCGAAAGCTCTATCTTACCGACAAGACATAATTGAGGAAAATATACGCCTCACATATGCGTTACAG GATGCAGTGCAAGAGAGATCGACATTTGTTTCATCCTTGCTGCCACTTCTTGCAGAGTACTCTTTGCAGCCACCCGTTCTTGATGCCCAATCAATTGTCAGCAATGTCAAG GTTCTTTTTAAACATTTGCAAGAAAAGCTCCTTCTTACTGAG ACAAAACTGAAGGAGTCACATTATCATTTACGACCTTGGAACTCAGAGTTGAATAACTCTAACATTCCCATGCAGTCACCATCTCATTCTGTTGGTGCCGTGTTGACAACTTCA ACTACCAGGGATTGGGATCTATTGGGTCGTGATCAGAGTGCTTTGGATGGTGTTGTCAATAGGAATGTGGAACCCAATGACCTGGGGAGGTATTCACCTTTTGCTAGCAG GAATTCTGCAGCACAAGATACACCTACTCAGCTTGATGTTACTCGAGGTGATGCACCAATAACTCGTTATAGTGAAGAAACCACCAATAAACAGGTCACATTTCGTGATCCTGTCAGGAACACAGAGCTTGATGATCAAGATCCTGAGGGAAGCCAAAATGAGAGAGAAATGGCAACCAATTGGAGTCCAGGAAACACTCCTTACACAACAACACCTGATGACCCCGGCTCTTCGTATCATAATTTTCTACCACCAGTTCTGGAAGAACCgtcttcttcattttctgaGG CTGCAGAGGATGATCCATTACCAGCTATCgagaacctccaaatttcaggaGAAGCTTTTCCGGGGAGAGAACTTCAAGCGTGCGGGTACTCTATCAATGGGACAACCAGTTGCAATTTTGAG tggGTACGCCATATGGAAGATGGATCAGTTAATTATATTGAGG GAGCAAAGCAACCAAACTATCTAATTACTGCTGACGATGTTCATACATATCTTGCTATTGAAGTCCAGCCTCTCGATAACAGGAATCGCAAG GGAGAGCTTGTAAGGGTTTTTGCAAATGAGGACAGAAAGATTGTCTGTG ATCCTGAAATGCAAGGTCAGATAGAGAAGAATTATTATCAAGGTCATTCTTCATTTAAAATCCATCAGCCG ACAGGATATCTTGATATATGGGAACCTGCTATATTGACCATTAAGAAGGACAGTTACAGTATTAAGCGTACGGAACCCAGTGGTGCTGTAATCAATGAAAAGTTTTCGCCGACAACTAGT GTTGGAATTCCTTATGGAAGCCCTACAGAGTTCGTGCTAACTGGTTCTGGTGGTAGTCAGCATCTCTTAAAAGCAGACAATGACCAGGCAGATTATAGCTG
- the LOC112192495 gene encoding uncharacterized protein LOC112192495 isoform X2 translates to MENGYDRKFADKFSGLAISGGAGDPLRSPNNNSNNNNDSSLFQVMKAVEAAEATIKQQVEENIRLRTELQNKILELDRYKIEESGAQRPRSDDPWSERVQGSYEAHQPVPPVGSQEDRIRSAVNTSVLDPSGTLVLHQESLKPRADAPLQSNVETHSSSSKINGTMKELPGSQQPADNAGLSHLSSPSTTSFSPGRFNMQGEYDPRFNFSGQGLMPITELNPRSLWKQDLIVKIHEHEEEIMQLRKNLSDYSVKEAQIRNEKYVLEKRIAYMRLAFDQQQQDLVDAASKALSYRQDIIEENIRLTYALQDAVQERSTFVSSLLPLLAEYSLQPPVLDAQSIVSNVKVLFKHLQEKLLLTETKLKESHYHLRPWNSELNNSNIPMQSPSHSVGAVLTTSNKNGLELVPQQTYSQGKAPVSASDVQTTRDWDLLGRDQSALDGVVNRNVEPNDLGRYSPFASRNSAAQDTPTQLDVTRGDAPITRYSEETTNKQVTFRDPVRNTELDDQDPEGSQNEREMATNWSPGNTPYTTTPDDPGSSYHNFLPPVLEEPSSSFSEEDDPLPAIENLQISGEAFPGRELQACGYSINGTTSCNFEWVRHMEDGSVNYIEGAKQPNYLITADDVHTYLAIEVQPLDNRNRKGELVRVFANEDRKIVCDPEMQGQIEKNYYQGHSSFKIHQPTGYLDIWEPAILTIKKDSYSIKRTEPSGAVINEKFSPTTSVGIPYGSPTEFVLTGSGGSQHLLKADNDQADYSCSRDTIVLTLRSFILRAVERKKKKKKGILF, encoded by the exons ATGGAGAACGGTTACGATCGGAAATTCGCTGATAAATTCTCCGGGCTGGCGATTTCCGGCGGCGCCGGTGATCCTCTTCGCTCCCCTAAtaacaacagcaacaacaacaatgatAGCAGCTTGTTTCAGGTTATGAAGGCCGTGGAAGCTGCGGAGGCCACGATTAAGCAACAGGTGGAAGAGAACATCCGATTGAGGACTGAGCTTCAGAACAAGATTCTTGAGCTCGATAGATAT AAAATAGAGGAATCGGGGGCACAAAGGCCGCGTTCCGATGATCCTTGGTCTGAGCGCGTCCAAGGATCTTATGAAGCTCATCAACCGGTTCCCCCTGTCGGTAGTCAAGAAGATAGGATTAGGAGTGCGGTCAATACTTCTGTACTTGATCCATCTGGTACACTAGTTCTACACCAAGAGAGTTTGAAGCCAAGGGCTGATGCTCCTCTACAAAGTAATGTGGAAACCCACTCCTCGAGCAGCAAGATCAATGGAACAATGAAGGAACTTCCGGGTAGTCAGCAGCCTGCGGATAATGCTGGCTTGTCTCACTTATCTTCACCATCCACAACATCCTTCTCTCCTGGAAG GTTTAACATGCAAGGAGAATATGATCCAAGGTTCAATTTTTCTGGACAAGGGTTGATGCCTATAACTGAATTAAATCCTAGAAGCCTCTGGAAGCAG GATCTTATTGTCAAGATTCATGAACATGAAGAAGAGATTATGCAATTACGGAAAAATCTGTCTGATTATTCCGTAAAG GAAGCACAAATACGCAATGAAAAATATGTTCTGGAGAAGCGCATTGCTTATATGCGTCTG GCCTTTGATCAACAGCAACAGGATCTTGTTGATGCTGCATCGAAAGCTCTATCTTACCGACAAGACATAATTGAGGAAAATATACGCCTCACATATGCGTTACAG GATGCAGTGCAAGAGAGATCGACATTTGTTTCATCCTTGCTGCCACTTCTTGCAGAGTACTCTTTGCAGCCACCCGTTCTTGATGCCCAATCAATTGTCAGCAATGTCAAG GTTCTTTTTAAACATTTGCAAGAAAAGCTCCTTCTTACTGAG ACAAAACTGAAGGAGTCACATTATCATTTACGACCTTGGAACTCAGAGTTGAATAACTCTAACATTCCCATGCAGTCACCATCTCATTCTGTTGGTGCCGTGTTGACAACTTCA AACAAAAATGGACTTGAACTGGTTCCTCAGCAAACATATTCTCAGGGAAAAGCACCCGTTTCTGCTTCTGATGTTCAGACTACCAGGGATTGGGATCTATTGGGTCGTGATCAGAGTGCTTTGGATGGTGTTGTCAATAGGAATGTGGAACCCAATGACCTGGGGAGGTATTCACCTTTTGCTAGCAG GAATTCTGCAGCACAAGATACACCTACTCAGCTTGATGTTACTCGAGGTGATGCACCAATAACTCGTTATAGTGAAGAAACCACCAATAAACAGGTCACATTTCGTGATCCTGTCAGGAACACAGAGCTTGATGATCAAGATCCTGAGGGAAGCCAAAATGAGAGAGAAATGGCAACCAATTGGAGTCCAGGAAACACTCCTTACACAACAACACCTGATGACCCCGGCTCTTCGTATCATAATTTTCTACCACCAGTTCTGGAAGAACCgtcttcttcattttctgaGG AGGATGATCCATTACCAGCTATCgagaacctccaaatttcaggaGAAGCTTTTCCGGGGAGAGAACTTCAAGCGTGCGGGTACTCTATCAATGGGACAACCAGTTGCAATTTTGAG tggGTACGCCATATGGAAGATGGATCAGTTAATTATATTGAGG GAGCAAAGCAACCAAACTATCTAATTACTGCTGACGATGTTCATACATATCTTGCTATTGAAGTCCAGCCTCTCGATAACAGGAATCGCAAG GGAGAGCTTGTAAGGGTTTTTGCAAATGAGGACAGAAAGATTGTCTGTG ATCCTGAAATGCAAGGTCAGATAGAGAAGAATTATTATCAAGGTCATTCTTCATTTAAAATCCATCAGCCG ACAGGATATCTTGATATATGGGAACCTGCTATATTGACCATTAAGAAGGACAGTTACAGTATTAAGCGTACGGAACCCAGTGGTGCTGTAATCAATGAAAAGTTTTCGCCGACAACTAGT GTTGGAATTCCTTATGGAAGCCCTACAGAGTTCGTGCTAACTGGTTCTGGTGGTAGTCAGCATCTCTTAAAAGCAGACAATGACCAGGCAGATTATAGCTG
- the LOC112192495 gene encoding uncharacterized protein LOC112192495 isoform X4, with translation MENGYDRKFADKFSGLAISGGAGDPLRSPNNNSNNNNDSSLFQVMKAVEAAEATIKQQVEENIRLRTELQNKILELDRYKIEESGAQRPRSDDPWSERVQGSYEAHQPVPPVGSQEDRIRSAVNTSVLDPSGTLVLHQESLKPRADAPLQSNVETHSSSSKINGTMKELPGSQQPADNAGLSHLSSPSTTSFSPGRFNMQGEYDPRFNFSGQGLMPITELNPRSLWKQDLIVKIHEHEEEIMQLRKNLSDYSVKEAQIRNEKYVLEKRIAYMRLAFDQQQQDLVDAASKALSYRQDIIEENIRLTYALQDAVQERSTFVSSLLPLLAEYSLQPPVLDAQSIVSNVKVLFKHLQEKLLLTETKLKESHYHLRPWNSELNNSNIPMQSPSHSVGAVLTTSGKAPVSASDVQTTRDWDLLGRDQSALDGVVNRNVEPNDLGRYSPFASRNSAAQDTPTQLDVTRGDAPITRYSEETTNKQVTFRDPVRNTELDDQDPEGSQNEREMATNWSPGNTPYTTTPDDPGSSYHNFLPPVLEEPSSSFSEAAEDDPLPAIENLQISGEAFPGRELQACGYSINGTTSCNFEWVRHMEDGSVNYIEGAKQPNYLITADDVHTYLAIEVQPLDNRNRKGELVRVFANEDRKIVCDPEMQGQIEKNYYQGHSSFKIHQPTGYLDIWEPAILTIKKDSYSIKRTEPSGAVINEKFSPTTSVGIPYGSPTEFVLTGSGGSQHLLKADNDQADYSCSRDTIVLTLRSFILRAVERKKKKKKGILF, from the exons ATGGAGAACGGTTACGATCGGAAATTCGCTGATAAATTCTCCGGGCTGGCGATTTCCGGCGGCGCCGGTGATCCTCTTCGCTCCCCTAAtaacaacagcaacaacaacaatgatAGCAGCTTGTTTCAGGTTATGAAGGCCGTGGAAGCTGCGGAGGCCACGATTAAGCAACAGGTGGAAGAGAACATCCGATTGAGGACTGAGCTTCAGAACAAGATTCTTGAGCTCGATAGATAT AAAATAGAGGAATCGGGGGCACAAAGGCCGCGTTCCGATGATCCTTGGTCTGAGCGCGTCCAAGGATCTTATGAAGCTCATCAACCGGTTCCCCCTGTCGGTAGTCAAGAAGATAGGATTAGGAGTGCGGTCAATACTTCTGTACTTGATCCATCTGGTACACTAGTTCTACACCAAGAGAGTTTGAAGCCAAGGGCTGATGCTCCTCTACAAAGTAATGTGGAAACCCACTCCTCGAGCAGCAAGATCAATGGAACAATGAAGGAACTTCCGGGTAGTCAGCAGCCTGCGGATAATGCTGGCTTGTCTCACTTATCTTCACCATCCACAACATCCTTCTCTCCTGGAAG GTTTAACATGCAAGGAGAATATGATCCAAGGTTCAATTTTTCTGGACAAGGGTTGATGCCTATAACTGAATTAAATCCTAGAAGCCTCTGGAAGCAG GATCTTATTGTCAAGATTCATGAACATGAAGAAGAGATTATGCAATTACGGAAAAATCTGTCTGATTATTCCGTAAAG GAAGCACAAATACGCAATGAAAAATATGTTCTGGAGAAGCGCATTGCTTATATGCGTCTG GCCTTTGATCAACAGCAACAGGATCTTGTTGATGCTGCATCGAAAGCTCTATCTTACCGACAAGACATAATTGAGGAAAATATACGCCTCACATATGCGTTACAG GATGCAGTGCAAGAGAGATCGACATTTGTTTCATCCTTGCTGCCACTTCTTGCAGAGTACTCTTTGCAGCCACCCGTTCTTGATGCCCAATCAATTGTCAGCAATGTCAAG GTTCTTTTTAAACATTTGCAAGAAAAGCTCCTTCTTACTGAG ACAAAACTGAAGGAGTCACATTATCATTTACGACCTTGGAACTCAGAGTTGAATAACTCTAACATTCCCATGCAGTCACCATCTCATTCTGTTGGTGCCGTGTTGACAACTTCA GGAAAAGCACCCGTTTCTGCTTCTGATGTTCAGACTACCAGGGATTGGGATCTATTGGGTCGTGATCAGAGTGCTTTGGATGGTGTTGTCAATAGGAATGTGGAACCCAATGACCTGGGGAGGTATTCACCTTTTGCTAGCAG GAATTCTGCAGCACAAGATACACCTACTCAGCTTGATGTTACTCGAGGTGATGCACCAATAACTCGTTATAGTGAAGAAACCACCAATAAACAGGTCACATTTCGTGATCCTGTCAGGAACACAGAGCTTGATGATCAAGATCCTGAGGGAAGCCAAAATGAGAGAGAAATGGCAACCAATTGGAGTCCAGGAAACACTCCTTACACAACAACACCTGATGACCCCGGCTCTTCGTATCATAATTTTCTACCACCAGTTCTGGAAGAACCgtcttcttcattttctgaGG CTGCAGAGGATGATCCATTACCAGCTATCgagaacctccaaatttcaggaGAAGCTTTTCCGGGGAGAGAACTTCAAGCGTGCGGGTACTCTATCAATGGGACAACCAGTTGCAATTTTGAG tggGTACGCCATATGGAAGATGGATCAGTTAATTATATTGAGG GAGCAAAGCAACCAAACTATCTAATTACTGCTGACGATGTTCATACATATCTTGCTATTGAAGTCCAGCCTCTCGATAACAGGAATCGCAAG GGAGAGCTTGTAAGGGTTTTTGCAAATGAGGACAGAAAGATTGTCTGTG ATCCTGAAATGCAAGGTCAGATAGAGAAGAATTATTATCAAGGTCATTCTTCATTTAAAATCCATCAGCCG ACAGGATATCTTGATATATGGGAACCTGCTATATTGACCATTAAGAAGGACAGTTACAGTATTAAGCGTACGGAACCCAGTGGTGCTGTAATCAATGAAAAGTTTTCGCCGACAACTAGT GTTGGAATTCCTTATGGAAGCCCTACAGAGTTCGTGCTAACTGGTTCTGGTGGTAGTCAGCATCTCTTAAAAGCAGACAATGACCAGGCAGATTATAGCTG
- the LOC112192495 gene encoding uncharacterized protein LOC112192495 isoform X3, producing the protein MENGYDRKFADKFSGLAISGGAGDPLRSPNNNSNNNNDSSLFQVMKAVEAAEATIKQQVEENIRLRTELQNKILELDRYKIEESGAQRPRSDDPWSERVQGSYEAHQPVPPVGSQEDRIRSAVNTSVLDPSGTLVLHQESLKPRADAPLQSNVETHSSSSKINGTMKELPGSQQPADNAGLSHLSSPSTTSFSPGRFNMQGEYDPRFNFSGQGLMPITELNPRSLWKQDLIVKIHEHEEEIMQLRKNLSDYSVKEAQIRNEKYVLEKRIAYMRLAFDQQQQDLVDAASKALSYRQDIIEENIRLTYALQDAVQERSTFVSSLLPLLAEYSLQPPVLDAQSIVSNVKVLFKHLQEKLLLTETKLKESHYHLRPWNSELNNSNIPMQSPSHSVGAVLTTSQTYSQGKAPVSASDVQTTRDWDLLGRDQSALDGVVNRNVEPNDLGRYSPFASRNSAAQDTPTQLDVTRGDAPITRYSEETTNKQVTFRDPVRNTELDDQDPEGSQNEREMATNWSPGNTPYTTTPDDPGSSYHNFLPPVLEEPSSSFSEAAEDDPLPAIENLQISGEAFPGRELQACGYSINGTTSCNFEWVRHMEDGSVNYIEGAKQPNYLITADDVHTYLAIEVQPLDNRNRKGELVRVFANEDRKIVCDPEMQGQIEKNYYQGHSSFKIHQPTGYLDIWEPAILTIKKDSYSIKRTEPSGAVINEKFSPTTSVGIPYGSPTEFVLTGSGGSQHLLKADNDQADYSCSRDTIVLTLRSFILRAVERKKKKKKGILF; encoded by the exons ATGGAGAACGGTTACGATCGGAAATTCGCTGATAAATTCTCCGGGCTGGCGATTTCCGGCGGCGCCGGTGATCCTCTTCGCTCCCCTAAtaacaacagcaacaacaacaatgatAGCAGCTTGTTTCAGGTTATGAAGGCCGTGGAAGCTGCGGAGGCCACGATTAAGCAACAGGTGGAAGAGAACATCCGATTGAGGACTGAGCTTCAGAACAAGATTCTTGAGCTCGATAGATAT AAAATAGAGGAATCGGGGGCACAAAGGCCGCGTTCCGATGATCCTTGGTCTGAGCGCGTCCAAGGATCTTATGAAGCTCATCAACCGGTTCCCCCTGTCGGTAGTCAAGAAGATAGGATTAGGAGTGCGGTCAATACTTCTGTACTTGATCCATCTGGTACACTAGTTCTACACCAAGAGAGTTTGAAGCCAAGGGCTGATGCTCCTCTACAAAGTAATGTGGAAACCCACTCCTCGAGCAGCAAGATCAATGGAACAATGAAGGAACTTCCGGGTAGTCAGCAGCCTGCGGATAATGCTGGCTTGTCTCACTTATCTTCACCATCCACAACATCCTTCTCTCCTGGAAG GTTTAACATGCAAGGAGAATATGATCCAAGGTTCAATTTTTCTGGACAAGGGTTGATGCCTATAACTGAATTAAATCCTAGAAGCCTCTGGAAGCAG GATCTTATTGTCAAGATTCATGAACATGAAGAAGAGATTATGCAATTACGGAAAAATCTGTCTGATTATTCCGTAAAG GAAGCACAAATACGCAATGAAAAATATGTTCTGGAGAAGCGCATTGCTTATATGCGTCTG GCCTTTGATCAACAGCAACAGGATCTTGTTGATGCTGCATCGAAAGCTCTATCTTACCGACAAGACATAATTGAGGAAAATATACGCCTCACATATGCGTTACAG GATGCAGTGCAAGAGAGATCGACATTTGTTTCATCCTTGCTGCCACTTCTTGCAGAGTACTCTTTGCAGCCACCCGTTCTTGATGCCCAATCAATTGTCAGCAATGTCAAG GTTCTTTTTAAACATTTGCAAGAAAAGCTCCTTCTTACTGAG ACAAAACTGAAGGAGTCACATTATCATTTACGACCTTGGAACTCAGAGTTGAATAACTCTAACATTCCCATGCAGTCACCATCTCATTCTGTTGGTGCCGTGTTGACAACTTCA CAAACATATTCTCAGGGAAAAGCACCCGTTTCTGCTTCTGATGTTCAGACTACCAGGGATTGGGATCTATTGGGTCGTGATCAGAGTGCTTTGGATGGTGTTGTCAATAGGAATGTGGAACCCAATGACCTGGGGAGGTATTCACCTTTTGCTAGCAG GAATTCTGCAGCACAAGATACACCTACTCAGCTTGATGTTACTCGAGGTGATGCACCAATAACTCGTTATAGTGAAGAAACCACCAATAAACAGGTCACATTTCGTGATCCTGTCAGGAACACAGAGCTTGATGATCAAGATCCTGAGGGAAGCCAAAATGAGAGAGAAATGGCAACCAATTGGAGTCCAGGAAACACTCCTTACACAACAACACCTGATGACCCCGGCTCTTCGTATCATAATTTTCTACCACCAGTTCTGGAAGAACCgtcttcttcattttctgaGG CTGCAGAGGATGATCCATTACCAGCTATCgagaacctccaaatttcaggaGAAGCTTTTCCGGGGAGAGAACTTCAAGCGTGCGGGTACTCTATCAATGGGACAACCAGTTGCAATTTTGAG tggGTACGCCATATGGAAGATGGATCAGTTAATTATATTGAGG GAGCAAAGCAACCAAACTATCTAATTACTGCTGACGATGTTCATACATATCTTGCTATTGAAGTCCAGCCTCTCGATAACAGGAATCGCAAG GGAGAGCTTGTAAGGGTTTTTGCAAATGAGGACAGAAAGATTGTCTGTG ATCCTGAAATGCAAGGTCAGATAGAGAAGAATTATTATCAAGGTCATTCTTCATTTAAAATCCATCAGCCG ACAGGATATCTTGATATATGGGAACCTGCTATATTGACCATTAAGAAGGACAGTTACAGTATTAAGCGTACGGAACCCAGTGGTGCTGTAATCAATGAAAAGTTTTCGCCGACAACTAGT GTTGGAATTCCTTATGGAAGCCCTACAGAGTTCGTGCTAACTGGTTCTGGTGGTAGTCAGCATCTCTTAAAAGCAGACAATGACCAGGCAGATTATAGCTG